A genomic stretch from Aerococcaceae bacterium zg-1292 includes:
- a CDS encoding 30S ribosomal protein S6, with the protein MSQPTKYEILYIIRPDMNDDAKKELVERFDGILRDNGTTVVESKDWAKKRFAYEINDYKEGIYHLVNVEATDAKGIDEFARLARISRDILRHMIVKIED; encoded by the coding sequence ATGAGTCAACCAACTAAGTACGAAATTTTATACATTATTCGTCCTGATATGAACGATGATGCTAAAAAAGAATTAGTAGAACGTTTTGATGGAATTTTACGCGATAATGGAACAACAGTTGTTGAGTCTAAAGACTGGGCGAAAAAACGTTTTGCATATGAAATTAACGATTACAAAGAAGGTATTTACCACTTAGTAAACGTTGAAGCAACTGATGCAAAAGGTATCGATGAGTTCGCTCGTTTAGCTCGTATTAGTCGTGATATTTTACGTCATATGATCGTAAAAATTGAAGACTAA
- the ssb gene encoding single-stranded DNA-binding protein, whose product MNNVQLIGRLTRDVEIRHTSSGTAVGSFTLAVNRSFQNQQGERETDFINCVIWRKQAEILAQYTRKGSQIAVDGRIQVRNYENQQGQRVYVTEVIVNNFYFIETRAQTEQRPQSNDYGNNSNSFSQPSNNNFQNQNNYSLNNDYNQNSSPFSEFSDGGPINLSEDDLPF is encoded by the coding sequence ATGAATAATGTTCAACTAATAGGTCGTTTAACTAGAGACGTCGAAATAAGACACACTTCTTCTGGAACTGCTGTTGGTAGTTTTACCCTTGCGGTAAACCGTAGTTTTCAAAATCAACAAGGTGAGCGTGAGACAGATTTTATTAATTGTGTGATTTGGAGAAAACAGGCAGAGATCTTAGCTCAATATACGAGAAAAGGTTCGCAAATTGCTGTTGATGGTAGAATTCAAGTTAGAAACTATGAGAATCAACAAGGTCAAAGAGTATATGTGACTGAAGTTATTGTTAATAACTTTTACTTCATTGAGACACGCGCTCAAACAGAACAACGACCACAAAGTAATGATTATGGTAATAACAGTAATTCTTTCTCTCAACCATCAAACAACAATTTCCAAAATCAAAACAATTATTCATTGAATAATGATTATAATCAAAATAGTTCTCCATTTTCTGAATTTTCAGATGGTGGACCGATAAATCTATCAGAAGATGATTTACCATTT